TCTGTTGCCATTCTTCACATTATATCACTACTTTATGAAGTGGCTGCCGTTTTTTTTTCTGGGTTCCTGTATTGCTTTTGGTGAAGAGATCAGGGGAGTTGTGATTAATGTTATTGACGGTGATACCATTGTTGTTTTGGAGAAAACGCCGGAAGAAAAGATTGTTCATAAAGTTCGTCTTGAAGGAATCGACGCGCCGGAGAGGGGGCAGGACGGTTATGATGGAGCGAAACACTATTTGGAAAAGCTGATCTGGGGGGAGACTGTTACCGTGCGGTATATCGGGCGTGACAGGTATGGCCGCATTTTGGGATTGGTGGTGTATGGGACTGCTTCCGTGGATGAGGAAATGGTGCGGGAAGGA
This genomic stretch from Akkermansia biwaensis harbors:
- a CDS encoding thermonuclease family protein produces the protein MKWLPFFFLGSCIAFGEEIRGVVINVIDGDTIVVLEKTPEEKIVHKVRLEGIDAPERGQDGYDGAKHYLEKLIWGETVTVRYIGRDRYGRILGLVVYGTASVDEEMVREGWAWRYKHSTSRKLASHESEARAGKKGLWSEPSPIPPWEWKAEKRKEDGTKKRDK